One Lacticaseibacillus rhamnosus genomic window carries:
- a CDS encoding helix-turn-helix domain-containing protein, producing the protein MRKEQQTLRILGDKVRYYRKLKGLSQAELAANICTQATISLIEKRNKVPSMNILMRLISRLGIQLDDIVVEHHDRAQQMLNAIDYQIHHHQYAIAADNLSKIRFEKIKNEDDQKRYYYYQGIVELFKNNAPDESIYFFGRVLSPLVNSERDLYGILATLGLGLAYADKHTFDRSRVYIDQALRMLKHVPLSDSKYLDIELTIYWHIARVYYELSDFKAVLKYADHGIREAVKHDKLFLLDELFTLKARAMKLLGDPQADKIYQIAIAFAEVSGSTTLAAGLSAEMAAQKPNIETA; encoded by the coding sequence GTGCGAAAGGAGCAGCAAACGCTACGGATTTTGGGGGATAAAGTCCGCTACTATCGTAAGTTGAAAGGCCTATCTCAGGCGGAACTGGCAGCAAATATCTGTACGCAAGCTACCATTAGCCTCATTGAGAAGCGGAACAAAGTACCAAGCATGAATATTCTGATGCGGCTTATTAGTCGACTGGGTATTCAACTCGATGATATTGTCGTTGAGCATCATGATCGGGCTCAACAAATGCTTAATGCGATTGATTATCAGATTCACCATCACCAATATGCAATCGCTGCAGACAATCTGAGCAAAATTCGGTTCGAAAAGATTAAGAATGAAGACGATCAGAAACGGTATTACTACTACCAAGGTATTGTTGAGTTATTCAAGAACAATGCCCCTGATGAATCCATCTACTTTTTTGGTCGGGTCTTAAGCCCGCTTGTTAATTCGGAACGGGATTTATACGGTATTCTAGCCACGCTTGGCTTAGGCTTAGCATATGCGGACAAGCATACCTTTGATCGTTCGCGGGTCTATATTGATCAAGCGCTACGAATGTTGAAGCATGTACCATTGTCCGACAGCAAATATCTCGATATTGAGTTGACGATTTATTGGCATATTGCCCGCGTTTACTATGAGTTAAGTGACTTCAAGGCCGTTTTGAAGTATGCCGATCATGGGATTCGCGAAGCAGTTAAGCACGATAAACTGTTTTTGCTTGACGAACTGTTTACCCTAAAAGCTCGTGCCATGAAACTACTGGGCGATCCACAGGCAGATAAGATTTACCAAATCGCGATTGCCTTTGCTGAAGTCAGCGGTTCAACAACATTAGCTGCTGGGTTAAGTGCAGAGATGGCAGCGCAGAAGCCCAATATTGAAACTGCATAA
- a CDS encoding universal stress protein, with amino-acid sequence MLQQYQHILVAIDGSYEAELAFKKAVAVAKRNQAELILIHIVDTRAFQNVSSFDSAMVEQVTENAKTTMEGYVDQAKKAGLEKVSFSIEYGAPKTIIARDIPKAKNIDLIMIGATGLNAVERLLIGSVTEYVTRNALCDVLVVRTDLSNKPALASTKKPTPHEPND; translated from the coding sequence ATGTTACAACAATATCAACATATTTTGGTTGCGATCGATGGCTCATATGAAGCCGAGCTAGCGTTCAAAAAAGCAGTTGCCGTTGCAAAACGAAATCAAGCAGAACTAATTCTCATTCATATTGTTGATACCCGAGCGTTTCAAAATGTTTCGAGTTTTGATTCCGCAATGGTTGAACAAGTTACGGAAAATGCCAAGACCACCATGGAAGGTTACGTCGATCAGGCCAAAAAAGCGGGACTAGAAAAGGTCAGTTTCAGTATTGAGTACGGCGCGCCAAAAACAATCATCGCCCGCGACATCCCCAAAGCTAAGAATATTGATCTCATTATGATTGGGGCTACAGGGTTAAATGCCGTTGAACGTCTGCTTATTGGTTCGGTAACCGAATATGTCACCCGAAACGCCTTATGCGACGTCCTGGTGGTTCGGACCGATTTATCAAACAAGCCGGCTCTAGCAAGTACAAAAAAGCCTACCCCACACGAACCAAATGATTAG